A genomic window from Candidatus Pelagisphaera phototrophica includes:
- the thiD gene encoding bifunctional hydroxymethylpyrimidine kinase/phosphomethylpyrimidine kinase encodes MQTFPSRQVPVALTVAGSDSGGVAGMQADLLTFAANGVYGIAAMTCVTAQNPEGVVQVEVLEPEFVIKQAETVNRYFAARAAKTGLLCTQEIVEHVSEFFSRNANIRLVVDPVMVSSSGARLLSEETIDAYREHLLPIAAIITPNLDEAEILIGRPLRSPDEMDQAAQEMATEWNANIYLKGGHLEGDILYDVASTREGESRSFFQKRIRSIDTHGSGCTLSSCVAANLAMGMDAIAAIEAARIYLRRGMERPVFHSGNRFINHFPA; translated from the coding sequence ATGCAGACTTTTCCAAGCAGACAAGTCCCCGTCGCTTTGACGGTTGCTGGATCCGACTCAGGTGGTGTGGCCGGCATGCAAGCCGACTTGCTTACATTTGCGGCCAATGGCGTCTACGGTATTGCGGCGATGACCTGCGTCACGGCTCAGAACCCCGAAGGGGTAGTTCAGGTGGAAGTACTCGAGCCTGAATTCGTGATCAAGCAAGCAGAAACTGTTAATCGGTATTTTGCAGCGCGAGCTGCCAAGACCGGCCTATTATGCACCCAAGAGATTGTTGAACATGTGTCAGAATTCTTTTCTCGCAACGCCAACATTAGACTCGTCGTCGATCCCGTTATGGTTTCTAGCAGCGGAGCTCGACTTCTGAGTGAAGAAACAATCGATGCGTACAGGGAGCACCTCCTGCCAATCGCAGCGATCATCACACCAAATTTAGACGAAGCCGAGATACTGATCGGCCGCCCGCTGCGAAGCCCAGATGAAATGGATCAAGCAGCCCAAGAGATGGCTACCGAGTGGAACGCGAACATCTACCTGAAAGGCGGGCATCTTGAAGGCGATATACTCTACGACGTAGCTAGTACTCGAGAGGGGGAATCGCGTTCGTTCTTTCAGAAACGAATTCGCTCTATCGACACGCATGGCAGCGGCTGCACGCTGAGCTCGTGTGTAGCTGCTAACCTAGCCATGGGGATGGATGCCATCGCTGCGATCGAAGCGGCTCGAATCTATCTGAGACGTGGCATGGAGCGACCTGTCTTTCATTCCGGAAATAGATTCATCAACCACTTCCCGGCATGA
- a CDS encoding methylated-DNA--[protein]-cysteine S-methyltransferase gives MIHIDYYRTPWGELLLGSLKDRLVLSDWHYRKMRFSIDKRIKEGAGTDYVEESSPTIELAKVQLNEYFVGKRKVFDVPLGFIGTDFQKNVWEQLQKVTFGQTATYLDLAQAMGKPKSVRAVANANGANALSIFVPCHRIIGGDGALVGYAGGLRAKRKLLELESEHQGELPLTA, from the coding sequence ATGATACATATTGATTACTATAGAACTCCCTGGGGCGAATTGCTCTTGGGTTCTCTGAAAGACCGGCTGGTTCTAAGTGACTGGCACTATCGGAAAATGCGCTTTTCCATAGACAAGCGGATCAAAGAAGGGGCGGGCACTGACTACGTTGAGGAAAGCTCGCCCACTATCGAACTAGCCAAAGTTCAGCTGAACGAATACTTTGTAGGCAAGCGGAAAGTATTCGATGTTCCTTTAGGTTTTATTGGAACAGACTTCCAGAAAAACGTTTGGGAGCAGCTCCAGAAAGTGACATTCGGCCAAACGGCTACTTACTTGGATTTGGCACAAGCTATGGGTAAGCCCAAATCCGTAAGAGCGGTCGCGAATGCCAATGGAGCGAATGCCCTGTCGATATTCGTTCCTTGCCATAGAATTATTGGAGGTGATGGTGCTCTAGTGGGCTACGCTGGTGGACTGAGAGCGAAACGCAAGCTGCTGGAGCTCGAAAGCGAACACCAAGGCGAATTGCCCCTGACAGCCTGA
- a CDS encoding MSMEG_1061 family FMN-dependent PPOX-type flavoprotein, which yields MIRLANRTAKLKELDHINDHCHQFIEALPFLILSAHGAKGIDCSPRGDPAGFVRLADERTIQIPDRRGNKRLDSLRNIIANPCEGIIFLVPNVGVTIRLSGQARIVVDKELNASFSINGKPSSSVLGVGAEKVYYQCPKALARSRLWETESHPERSHFTAAGEMNHVFARMHG from the coding sequence ATTATACGGCTTGCCAATCGAACGGCGAAACTAAAAGAGCTCGATCATATCAACGATCATTGTCACCAATTTATCGAGGCGTTGCCATTCCTGATTTTATCGGCTCACGGGGCCAAGGGAATCGATTGCTCGCCTCGCGGGGATCCCGCTGGTTTCGTACGCTTGGCCGATGAAAGAACAATCCAGATTCCCGATCGGAGAGGAAACAAGCGGCTAGATAGCTTGAGGAATATCATCGCCAATCCATGTGAGGGAATCATTTTTCTGGTACCGAATGTTGGAGTGACGATCCGCTTAAGCGGCCAAGCCCGAATCGTAGTGGACAAGGAATTAAACGCTTCCTTTTCGATCAACGGGAAACCTTCCAGTAGCGTGTTAGGTGTCGGTGCAGAAAAAGTGTACTACCAATGCCCGAAAGCGCTTGCCCGCTCGCGGCTTTGGGAAACGGAGTCTCATCCGGAGCGAAGCCATTTTACGGCTGCCGGTGAAATGAACCATGTTTTTGCCAGAATGCATGGCTGA
- a CDS encoding ABC transporter ATP-binding protein → MSFVKATGGDPIGAGIKSEERRLDLKLIFRIFSYMRPHSRLRDLCLALSAARSILRPMQGVLIGHVINGPIASKDFQGVILWSGVFVILAIVTEVTFSYRMLASQQLGERVAQGLRNGLFEKLQTFSLGFYTKTKVGSLLSRYISDIENMRRGVHVVFFFGLMLVGQMLVSSVFMFIYNPALFCIVLVVAPVIYGINIYFRGKLSHWSRQTQLSQSRLTSKVAEAVNGMKIIQSFARERPTADEFETLIQDHAANNQNLARNTAIYLPLLEFNTQGFLALLLAVGSYGTLTGSFDSSVDDFIAFFFLANYFFMPVQNIGRIYTQALASVAGAERVFQLLDKEPDWKETPKLVRLASLKGSIEAKDLSFSYLDGKPVLKGIDFRIEPRETVALVGHTGSGKSTLANLISKHYLPTSGSLEIDGISTVEMHGLALRKHFGIVTQQAFLFDGSVTDNIKLGSPAATADLVHWAIDQLDSRDILESLPEGLDTKVGENGKNLSNGQRQIVCFARAMLCDPRILILDEATSSVDVMTEARIQAALSRLIDGRTSIFIAHRLNVARIADRIFVLDQGELVEAGSHSDLLAAKGVYAQLHGDFVLA, encoded by the coding sequence ATGAGTTTCGTCAAGGCAACAGGTGGCGACCCCATTGGGGCCGGAATTAAATCAGAAGAGCGTCGTCTAGACCTTAAACTGATATTCCGAATCTTCTCCTACATGCGACCCCATTCGAGGCTGCGCGACCTCTGTCTGGCCCTATCGGCGGCTCGATCTATCCTCCGTCCTATGCAAGGGGTGCTTATAGGGCACGTTATCAATGGACCTATTGCCTCGAAGGACTTTCAAGGGGTTATTTTGTGGTCTGGAGTGTTTGTCATTCTGGCGATCGTGACAGAGGTGACCTTCAGTTATCGCATGCTGGCCTCGCAGCAACTAGGGGAGCGAGTGGCTCAGGGCTTGCGCAATGGCCTGTTCGAAAAGCTGCAAACGTTTTCGCTGGGATTCTACACCAAGACGAAAGTGGGTAGCTTGCTGAGTCGCTATATTTCGGACATCGAAAATATGCGTCGAGGCGTCCACGTGGTATTCTTTTTCGGTTTGATGCTGGTCGGGCAAATGCTGGTTTCGAGCGTTTTCATGTTCATCTACAACCCGGCATTGTTTTGCATCGTGCTAGTGGTGGCCCCGGTAATTTACGGAATCAATATCTATTTCCGCGGCAAACTATCCCATTGGTCCCGTCAAACGCAGCTTAGCCAAAGCCGATTGACGAGCAAAGTTGCCGAGGCAGTTAACGGAATGAAGATTATTCAAAGTTTTGCTCGGGAAAGACCGACGGCCGACGAATTTGAAACGCTCATTCAGGACCACGCTGCCAATAACCAGAATCTCGCTAGAAATACGGCAATCTATCTTCCTTTGCTCGAATTCAATACTCAGGGATTTCTTGCTCTGCTCTTAGCTGTGGGGTCCTACGGCACCTTAACGGGAAGCTTTGATTCCAGTGTGGATGATTTCATTGCCTTCTTTTTTCTGGCGAACTATTTCTTTATGCCCGTCCAGAACATCGGACGCATCTACACTCAAGCACTGGCCTCGGTGGCGGGAGCAGAACGGGTATTTCAACTCCTCGACAAAGAGCCCGATTGGAAAGAGACACCTAAGCTCGTTAGGCTGGCATCTCTGAAGGGATCGATTGAGGCCAAGGACCTCAGCTTCAGCTATCTGGATGGAAAACCGGTGCTCAAGGGTATCGATTTTCGCATCGAACCTAGAGAAACGGTAGCCCTCGTCGGTCATACGGGATCCGGCAAGAGCACGTTGGCCAATTTGATCAGCAAGCACTATCTGCCCACGAGTGGCAGTCTAGAAATCGATGGGATCTCTACAGTGGAAATGCACGGTCTGGCATTGAGGAAGCATTTCGGCATTGTAACGCAGCAAGCCTTTTTATTCGATGGATCCGTGACAGATAATATCAAGCTGGGATCGCCAGCTGCGACCGCGGATTTAGTTCATTGGGCGATCGATCAATTGGACTCGCGCGATATCTTGGAATCCTTGCCCGAGGGCTTGGATACGAAAGTGGGAGAGAATGGGAAGAACTTGTCGAACGGTCAACGGCAGATTGTTTGCTTCGCAAGGGCGATGTTGTGCGATCCCCGTATCCTGATTTTGGATGAAGCGACAAGCTCAGTTGATGTGATGACCGAAGCTAGAATTCAGGCAGCTCTTTCTCGCTTGATCGATGGCCGCACCAGCATCTTCATTGCCCATCGCCTTAATGTTGCCCGAATCGCTGACCGGATATTCGTCCTTGATCAGGGAGAATTGGTGGAAGCAGGGTCCCATAGCGATTTGCTGGCCGCCAAAGGAGTTTATGCACAATTGCATGGCGACTTTGTTTTAGCATGA
- a CDS encoding ABC transporter ATP-binding protein, producing MLYKGERIGISIIENKLKEILRPGTNASGDVGNLLLTRWMLSLCWQFRRLFALAAILQVALTLFAVFGLNVVGLGIDYLAFVSGMREAGPAWPLGWQPPAGWTPMEVILLLSSVALLSAVAHGLLFYGAAASTAKLVHGKLAPQLQRQVFGKLQEGCMRFYSKQPSGAMINRATGDIQAVRSFVDLALMEAITLIITVSIYVVFMYKIHSLLALACMIFVPLMALRSLAFSQTTRPLFISYREAFDRMILYLSEAIRGAEVIRGFSVEDQAIDRMRNMNKDIWECQSRIFRSISLFGPSINLLSHASLFALIIYGGHLVISGQLALGAGFVVFAGLLQQFANRIANVAQIANATQESLTGARRLHDILNTEPSVQQPDNPLTPQPFTGRVRFDRVTVSYNETRNALSEVDFEVEPGEIVALAGETAAGKSSLLNLIPRLYDPDRGIVSVSGVDARRLDLQCLRRNVGVVFQDAFIFSQSIAENIRFGNAEAPMELVVKAAKIACANEFIVDLENGYDTIIGEMGVDLSGGQRQRLSIARALLPDPKILLLDDPTSAIDPRTEKRIFDGLKNEMSEKTTFIVAHRVSTLARADRIIVMKEGRIVEIGAHDELMGQSGAYSEMVATQFGSLLDREVTV from the coding sequence TTGCTCTATAAGGGCGAGAGAATTGGGATCTCTATTATCGAAAACAAACTTAAGGAAATTCTAAGACCGGGAACCAATGCTAGTGGCGACGTCGGAAACCTATTACTGACTCGCTGGATGCTAAGCCTTTGCTGGCAATTCAGAAGATTGTTCGCCTTGGCTGCGATTCTCCAAGTTGCCTTAACATTGTTTGCGGTTTTCGGATTGAATGTAGTTGGCCTGGGAATCGATTACCTGGCCTTCGTGTCTGGCATGCGTGAGGCTGGTCCTGCCTGGCCACTGGGCTGGCAACCACCTGCAGGCTGGACGCCGATGGAAGTGATTCTTTTGCTGTCCAGCGTAGCGTTGCTTTCCGCTGTTGCCCACGGGCTTCTCTTTTATGGAGCGGCCGCTTCCACTGCCAAGCTTGTGCACGGGAAATTGGCCCCGCAGTTGCAGCGCCAAGTATTCGGCAAGCTCCAGGAAGGCTGCATGCGATTCTATTCCAAGCAGCCAAGCGGGGCTATGATCAATCGGGCTACTGGAGATATCCAAGCAGTTCGGTCGTTCGTGGACTTGGCCTTGATGGAAGCGATTACGCTTATAATTACCGTCTCTATCTACGTAGTATTCATGTATAAGATACACAGCCTACTGGCTCTTGCTTGCATGATTTTCGTGCCGCTAATGGCTTTGAGGTCACTCGCTTTTTCTCAGACCACGCGCCCGCTGTTCATTTCCTACCGTGAAGCGTTCGACCGAATGATACTCTATTTGTCGGAAGCCATCAGAGGGGCCGAAGTTATCCGTGGATTCTCTGTTGAAGATCAAGCAATCGACAGAATGAGGAATATGAATAAGGATATTTGGGAATGCCAGAGCCGTATATTCCGTAGCATCAGTCTCTTCGGTCCGAGTATCAACCTTTTGTCGCACGCCAGTCTGTTCGCCCTAATCATCTACGGCGGACACTTAGTGATCTCCGGGCAATTGGCGCTGGGAGCTGGATTCGTCGTTTTCGCTGGACTGCTCCAGCAGTTCGCCAACCGCATAGCCAACGTGGCTCAGATTGCTAATGCCACTCAAGAAAGCCTTACAGGGGCCAGGAGGTTGCATGATATTTTGAATACCGAGCCTTCAGTGCAACAGCCAGATAATCCGCTGACACCTCAACCGTTTACCGGACGGGTGCGCTTTGATCGCGTTACGGTTTCCTACAATGAAACTAGAAACGCTCTTTCTGAGGTTGATTTCGAGGTGGAACCCGGTGAAATCGTGGCCTTGGCTGGTGAGACTGCAGCGGGCAAGAGCTCTTTATTGAACTTGATTCCGAGACTTTATGATCCGGATCGAGGGATTGTTTCCGTTAGTGGCGTAGACGCTCGAAGACTAGATCTTCAATGCTTGCGAAGAAATGTTGGAGTCGTTTTTCAAGATGCGTTTATATTCAGCCAGTCGATAGCCGAAAACATACGATTCGGCAATGCTGAGGCTCCAATGGAACTAGTGGTTAAGGCAGCGAAGATCGCTTGCGCAAACGAGTTTATTGTAGATTTGGAAAATGGATACGATACAATTATCGGAGAGATGGGAGTCGACCTGTCTGGAGGGCAAAGGCAGCGTCTTAGTATTGCCAGAGCATTATTGCCAGATCCGAAGATTCTGCTCTTAGACGATCCGACTTCAGCCATCGATCCCAGAACGGAAAAGCGCATTTTCGACGGACTTAAAAACGAGATGTCGGAAAAGACGACTTTCATCGTGGCTCATCGCGTATCCACATTGGCCCGAGCCGATCGCATTATCGTTATGAAGGAAGGCCGTATCGTCGAGATTGGCGCCCACGATGAACTGATGGGTCAATCCGGAGCTTATTCGGAAATGGTGGCAACCCAGTTTGGATCCTTGCTCGATCGAGAGGTAACCGTATGA
- a CDS encoding alpha-D-ribose 1-methylphosphonate 5-triphosphate diphosphatase, producing the protein MNQQIVTNAKIVTPSGLVEGSVIVEEGKIADIKKDSYYPGEYDAHGHWLIPGVIDIHTDYIEKELHPRPSAGFPIELAFHMMDLRALASGLTTVLGAVRISNDPWKKGGELRARSGLALADEYERMARISSVRHFMHIRWDTNFEPASVIVDQLADYSTLGNIVYNENIPGQRQFRSLEEIAVKQAASKGLTVEEAMRQLKERIEANSAINNRVEVRDKFSGKVCIGSHDDTTVDHVDEAKEAGATLAEMPTTMEAARRAKDLGMYVCMGAPNYYRGGSHCGNLSCIDALSEDLVDSLCSDYHFPSMLGSVVKMIDQGMDPSRAVNLITLGPAKVLGWEERLGSIEVGKVADLTLFEPMKTYGRVEEVWVDGVSKISMKSPDPALV; encoded by the coding sequence ATGAATCAGCAAATCGTAACGAATGCCAAGATAGTGACTCCCTCTGGTCTCGTAGAGGGATCCGTTATCGTCGAAGAAGGCAAAATCGCGGACATTAAGAAGGATTCGTATTATCCAGGAGAATACGATGCTCATGGGCATTGGCTTATTCCGGGGGTAATCGATATTCATACGGATTATATAGAGAAGGAATTGCACCCGCGGCCGAGTGCGGGCTTCCCCATAGAGTTGGCGTTCCACATGATGGATTTGCGAGCGCTCGCCTCGGGTCTAACCACCGTTTTGGGAGCTGTTCGCATCTCGAATGACCCTTGGAAAAAGGGTGGAGAGTTGCGTGCTCGATCGGGCTTGGCTTTGGCGGATGAGTATGAGCGTATGGCTCGAATCTCTTCCGTTCGCCATTTTATGCACATCCGGTGGGACACGAATTTCGAGCCAGCCAGCGTTATTGTCGATCAATTGGCGGACTACTCGACACTGGGTAATATCGTGTACAACGAGAATATTCCAGGGCAACGGCAATTTCGGAGTCTCGAGGAAATCGCGGTCAAGCAAGCAGCGTCGAAGGGTCTCACTGTGGAGGAAGCTATGAGGCAGCTCAAAGAGAGAATAGAAGCGAATAGTGCCATCAACAATCGCGTTGAAGTTCGGGACAAATTCTCCGGAAAAGTGTGTATAGGGAGCCATGACGACACGACGGTCGATCACGTGGATGAGGCCAAGGAGGCGGGAGCGACTTTGGCGGAGATGCCTACTACCATGGAAGCAGCTCGAAGGGCCAAGGATCTTGGCATGTATGTTTGTATGGGCGCTCCCAATTATTATCGTGGTGGGTCGCATTGCGGCAATCTGTCCTGTATCGATGCCTTGAGTGAAGACCTCGTCGACTCGCTTTGTAGCGATTACCATTTTCCCTCAATGTTAGGTAGCGTCGTTAAGATGATCGATCAAGGGATGGATCCGAGTCGAGCTGTTAATTTGATAACGCTCGGGCCGGCGAAGGTTCTAGGTTGGGAAGAGCGGCTCGGAAGTATTGAAGTTGGCAAAGTCGCCGATCTCACGCTTTTCGAACCAATGAAAACCTACGGTCGTGTCGAGGAAGTTTGGGTAGATGGCGTATCCAAAATTTCTATGAAAAGTCCGGATCCAGCATTGGTTTAG
- the phnE gene encoding phosphonate ABC transporter, permease protein PhnE has product MGESHQPVVDYELPSKKFRRNATYCLGFAVIFSGVSIALGFDPLKIIYEFGQIVDLVERMAPPNMMIFVQQRNLFDSIGETIAMAFLGSLFGGLLAFMLAFLAASNTTPRPIVAKTTRTLFAIERSIPQLVTMLVFQVAVGIGPFSAALALIIGSIGMFGKLFAESIENVDRGPIESLEAIGATGFQRIRYAIIPAAMPSFISSWFYSFDINLRQAIVLGVYGGGGVGMQLHLAQKTLNYKNMLALVIFIIVLIASMERVSDYLRRKMLGSNTLK; this is encoded by the coding sequence TTGGGAGAGTCTCACCAGCCAGTCGTTGACTACGAGCTTCCTTCGAAGAAATTTCGTCGGAATGCTACTTACTGCCTAGGGTTCGCAGTGATATTTTCGGGTGTATCCATAGCTTTGGGATTCGATCCGTTGAAGATCATTTACGAGTTCGGTCAGATCGTCGATTTAGTAGAGAGAATGGCTCCCCCGAACATGATGATCTTTGTTCAGCAGAGGAACCTGTTCGATTCGATCGGGGAAACCATAGCGATGGCCTTTCTTGGGTCTCTATTTGGCGGGCTCTTGGCGTTTATGCTAGCTTTCCTGGCAGCCTCTAATACGACACCTCGCCCGATCGTCGCGAAAACCACTCGAACACTATTCGCAATTGAACGCTCGATTCCTCAGCTGGTCACGATGCTCGTTTTTCAAGTGGCTGTGGGAATTGGGCCATTCAGCGCCGCTCTAGCTTTGATTATCGGATCGATTGGGATGTTCGGCAAACTGTTCGCGGAATCGATCGAGAATGTGGATCGAGGTCCGATTGAATCTCTGGAAGCGATAGGAGCCACTGGCTTCCAGAGAATCCGTTACGCCATCATTCCGGCAGCCATGCCTTCGTTCATTTCCAGTTGGTTTTACTCCTTCGATATCAATTTGCGGCAAGCGATCGTATTGGGTGTGTATGGAGGCGGGGGAGTTGGGATGCAGCTGCATCTCGCTCAAAAGACACTGAATTACAAGAACATGCTAGCCTTGGTGATCTTTATCATAGTCCTAATAGCCAGCATGGAACGTGTATCTGATTATTTGAGACGAAAAATGTTAGGCAGCAATACTTTGAAGTAA
- a CDS encoding PhnE/PtxC family ABC transporter permease yields the protein MGGLTICVYAAAVLCEFDLGALTFGIVDGFSRLNIFFPPDWTVTMTMLNQSAITVLISMLATPIAVIISIGIGLAAASNVSSKLLRPFARVALGLERALPEIIVLIMLIKALDIGLFPAVIAIAIGSVGMLGKLLADAIEEVEERRLEALKASGASYWQVIRYTVIPDVLPSLIANSIFRFEVNIRAATVLGGVAGVGIGYELIRAIAVVDYQRATVAIMMIMVLVNLSERVSNFARGKILTKERL from the coding sequence ATGGGTGGGCTAACCATCTGCGTATACGCGGCGGCGGTCCTTTGTGAATTCGATCTTGGTGCCCTGACCTTCGGGATTGTTGACGGGTTTTCCCGGCTTAACATTTTTTTTCCGCCTGATTGGACGGTCACCATGACGATGCTAAATCAGTCTGCTATCACAGTACTAATATCCATGCTGGCCACGCCTATTGCGGTTATAATATCGATCGGGATTGGGTTAGCAGCAGCCTCGAATGTATCAAGCAAACTTTTACGTCCATTTGCCCGCGTGGCTCTGGGCTTAGAGCGTGCCCTCCCGGAAATCATTGTATTAATCATGTTGATAAAGGCTTTGGATATCGGCCTTTTTCCGGCTGTCATAGCGATCGCAATCGGGAGTGTGGGCATGTTGGGGAAATTATTAGCGGACGCGATTGAGGAAGTGGAAGAACGCCGCCTTGAAGCCTTGAAGGCGTCTGGGGCTAGCTATTGGCAAGTGATACGTTACACGGTAATTCCCGATGTGCTACCTTCGCTGATCGCCAACTCCATATTTCGGTTTGAAGTAAATATCAGAGCGGCAACCGTATTGGGTGGCGTAGCCGGTGTTGGAATTGGTTATGAACTTATAAGGGCGATTGCCGTTGTAGATTATCAGAGAGCCACGGTAGCAATCATGATGATTATGGTGCTCGTAAATCTTTCGGAGCGGGTATCCAATTTCGCTAGGGGAAAAATACTGACGAAAGAGAGGCTATAG
- a CDS encoding phosphonate ABC transporter ATP-binding protein: MLEVANLKKILPNGKELLKGVTFKIQKGEFVGVLGPSGAGKSLTLRCILGLTRAEKGTVRFRCPDGSCCNLDQAKGKEARNARRHVGVIFQGFNLVHRLSVLENVMVGRLGAISPLRSLIYGFTDKEAEEALKVLSKVGMQGFASRRAGSLSGGEKQRVAIARAMFQRPSIYLADEPISSLDPKNAKAIMKLLLPLAKETPVLGVFHQPEITRKYCTRVVAIRGGEVVYDGKPDLTESDLAEVYGDELDEVLSNRQGGDFTEEQVPIQASPITNLS, translated from the coding sequence ATGTTAGAAGTTGCGAATCTTAAGAAAATATTGCCGAACGGCAAAGAGTTGCTCAAGGGCGTGACTTTTAAGATCCAGAAAGGCGAGTTTGTAGGCGTTCTTGGTCCGAGCGGTGCCGGAAAATCGCTTACGTTGCGTTGCATTCTCGGCCTCACAAGGGCGGAAAAAGGAACCGTTCGATTTAGGTGTCCCGATGGAAGTTGCTGTAATTTGGACCAGGCCAAAGGCAAGGAGGCTCGCAATGCAAGGCGACATGTGGGAGTGATTTTCCAAGGGTTCAATTTGGTGCATAGGTTATCCGTTCTGGAAAACGTTATGGTTGGCCGTCTGGGTGCGATAAGTCCCCTCAGGAGTTTGATTTACGGATTTACTGACAAAGAAGCGGAAGAAGCTCTAAAGGTGCTCTCCAAAGTCGGCATGCAAGGCTTCGCTTCGCGCAGAGCGGGTAGCCTAAGCGGCGGCGAGAAGCAGCGGGTTGCCATAGCGAGGGCAATGTTCCAAAGGCCTTCCATCTATTTGGCAGACGAGCCGATTTCTAGCTTGGATCCAAAAAATGCCAAGGCGATCATGAAACTCTTATTGCCCTTGGCAAAAGAAACACCGGTTCTTGGAGTTTTCCATCAGCCAGAAATAACCCGCAAATATTGTACACGCGTTGTTGCGATTCGAGGCGGGGAAGTTGTCTACGACGGCAAACCGGATCTGACTGAATCGGATTTAGCGGAAGTATACGGAGACGAGCTTGATGAAGTACTGTCTAACAGGCAGGGTGGCGATTTCACGGAGGAGCAGGTGCCCATTCAGGCAAGCCCAATAACTAATCTCAGTTGA
- a CDS encoding phosphate/phosphite/phosphonate ABC transporter substrate-binding protein encodes MKYWITVTLLAAVALSGCQPNGSNFTVDERGWPTVLRIGHNPPEEETQRMSRKEIYNALAQYLGKTLNIDVEITKTGSYSIAIEAMRSKKIDICQFGSFSYLIAHEKADAEPLVIIGTEESRHGAYQSYLITSPSSGLNSMDDVLEKSKSLTFSFNDPASTSGHLVPRGYFDSIGVKPEVVFGKVVYSMSHTANIMTALAGKVDVAAISSTTLARLVERGTIEESEFRVLWKSEWMPTGPFAVRGDLPSDFKQSIQDAFINMHNDAPDTWALVSSIYISDNPIFYRGDDTAYDYYRDIARNMDQMQLLSD; translated from the coding sequence TTGAAATACTGGATTACAGTAACTCTGCTTGCCGCTGTAGCCCTATCTGGTTGTCAGCCCAACGGGTCGAATTTCACCGTTGATGAAAGAGGGTGGCCCACGGTTCTACGAATAGGACACAACCCGCCTGAGGAAGAAACCCAACGGATGTCTCGCAAAGAAATCTATAATGCTTTGGCGCAGTATCTCGGGAAAACGCTAAACATAGACGTGGAGATCACGAAGACAGGATCCTACAGCATAGCCATTGAAGCGATGAGATCCAAGAAGATCGATATATGTCAGTTCGGTTCATTTAGCTATTTGATCGCTCACGAAAAGGCGGACGCCGAGCCACTGGTTATTATAGGAACGGAAGAGTCTCGTCACGGGGCTTATCAGTCCTACTTGATAACCTCGCCATCCAGCGGTCTTAATAGCATGGACGACGTTTTGGAAAAATCGAAATCACTAACGTTCAGTTTTAATGATCCAGCTTCTACATCAGGCCACTTAGTTCCGAGAGGGTATTTCGACTCGATCGGAGTGAAGCCTGAGGTGGTTTTTGGAAAAGTCGTCTATTCCATGAGCCACACGGCCAACATAATGACTGCCCTTGCGGGAAAAGTGGATGTGGCCGCAATATCATCTACTACCTTGGCACGCCTAGTCGAGCGTGGCACGATTGAGGAGAGCGAGTTCAGAGTCCTTTGGAAATCAGAGTGGATGCCCACGGGACCGTTCGCGGTGCGCGGGGATCTGCCGAGCGACTTCAAACAATCCATTCAAGATGCTTTTATCAATATGCATAATGATGCTCCAGATACTTGGGCTCTAGTTTCGTCGATATACATATCTGACAATCCCATATTCTATCGAGGCGACGATACCGCTTATGACTATTACCGAGACATCGCCAGAAACATGGATCAGATGCAACTACTATCGGACTAG